A window of the Cheilinus undulatus linkage group 21, ASM1832078v1, whole genome shotgun sequence genome harbors these coding sequences:
- the LOC121503804 gene encoding neurexophilin-1-like codes for MMRPNRSFILLLLNGTACLVALGQEDDSPNPKSSSDDSSSKTVGLLSGQTPLSPLSRWMLHSKSRAANATSLELPYRSPVPFSKQEFSKQEFWEMLGSDLLKPDASSSRVKRRPIVKTGKFKKMFGWGDFYSNIKTVRLNLLITGKIVDHGNGTFSVYFRHNSTGQGNISVSLVPPVKAVEFDLERQSVVYPKDSKIFNCRVDYEKVDRSKRTSLCNYDPSKTCFQEQIQSHVSWICSKPFKVICIYISFYSTDYRLVQKVCPDYNYHNEMPYLPSG; via the coding sequence GTGGCCCTTGGTCAAGAAGATGACTCCCCCAACCCTAAGAGCTCTTCAGACGACTCTTCCTCCAAAACGGTGGGCCTTCTAAGCGGGCAGACCCCCCTCTCACCTTTGAGCCGCTGGATGTTGCACAGTAAGAGCAGAGCAGCGAACGCCACATCCTTGGAGCTGCCCTACCGTTCCCCGGTCCCTTTCTCCAAGCAGGAGTTTTCCAAACAGGAGTTCTGGGAGATGTTGGGAAGCGACCTGCTCAAACCAGATGCCTCCAGCTCTAGAGTCAAGCGGCGGCCAATTGTCAAGACCGGGAAGTTTAAGAAGATGTTCGGCTGGGGCGACTTCTACTCCAACATCAAGACAGTGAGGCTCAACCTGCTGATCACCGGGAAGATCGTGGATCACGGTAATGGCACGTTCAGCGTCTACTTCCGCCACAACTCCACAGGCCAGGGGAACATCTCAGTGAGCCTGGTGCCACCGGTCAAGGCGGTTGAGTTTGATCTGGAGCGCCAAAGCGTGGTCTACCCCAAGGACTCAAAGATCTTCAACTGCCGTGTGGACTATGAGAAGGTGGATCGCAGCAAGCGCACGTCGCTGTGTAACTACGACCCGTCCAAGACATGCTTTCAGGAGCAGATCCAGAGCCACGTGTCCTGGATCTGCTCCAAGCCTTTCAAGGTCATCTGTATCTATATTTCCTTCTACAGTACGGACTACCGCCTGGTCCAGAAAGTTTGCCCGGACTATAACTACCACAACGAGATGCCCTATCTTCCCTCGGGGTAG